The following proteins come from a genomic window of Actinomycetota bacterium:
- a CDS encoding YajQ family cyclic di-GMP-binding protein, giving the protein MAKDQFSFDIVSEVDLQEVRNAVDQTGREISQRFDFKGTDTSITLGDGTIELHSATEDRLKAAWQVLQERAVKRNIPLKALQAGPIEDAAKGTARRTITIVTGINDEKTKEISKFVRQAVPKIQTQIQGAQVRVLGKSKDDLQAAIRAVKEHDFGVALQFTNYRP; this is encoded by the coding sequence TTCGACATCGTGAGCGAGGTCGACCTGCAAGAGGTGCGCAACGCGGTCGACCAGACCGGGCGCGAGATCTCCCAGCGGTTCGACTTCAAGGGCACCGACACCTCGATCACCCTGGGCGACGGCACGATCGAGCTGCACTCCGCCACCGAGGACCGCCTCAAGGCGGCGTGGCAGGTGCTGCAGGAACGCGCCGTGAAGCGGAACATCCCGCTGAAGGCCCTGCAAGCAGGGCCGATCGAGGACGCGGCGAAGGGCACCGCGCGCCGGACGATCACGATCGTCACGGGCATCAACGACGAGAAGACCAAGGAGATCTCGAAGTTCGTGCGTCAGGCGGTGCCCAAGATCCAGACGCAGATCCAGGGCGCGCAGGTACGGGTGCTCGGCAAGAGCAAGGACGACCTGCAGGCGGCCATCAGGGCCGTCAAGGAACACGACTTCGGGGTCGCCCTGCAGTTCACGAACTACCGCCCCTGA